The window CCAATGGATAAGACTTTATATCCTGACAATCAGACTTATAATATGATTCGTTCTCGTCATTACAATCATGCAAAAGCTTACGGTCAAGGCGGTTGGAATGGATCTTGTGCAACGAAGGAAGCTTTGGACGCATTTGGATATGGAACAGCTAATGTTGATCCTCGTTTTAACCTTACTTATTATTCAGGAAAAGTACAAGGCCCGGATGGGAAAAATATTAAACTTGATGATGGTACAGATTTGGAATATCTTCCTTCAGAGGTTGCGCTTGATCTCTCCGGTAAAGCAGCTGAGAAAACAGCTGGTGCCAGAATGAAAAAATATGAACTGGATGTTGCCGCAACAAACGATGGTAAGAACCAAAGCAACGATCTTGTTCTGTTCCGTTATGCAGATGTGTTATTAATGAAATCAGAAGCTAAAGTTCGTAATGGTGTAAGTGGAGATAATGAATTACTTGCAGTTCGTACTCGTGCCGGGGCTTCACAAGATGTAAAAGCAACACTGGATAACCTCCTTGCTGAGCGTGAAAGAGAATTTGCATGGGAAGGTCTTCGTCGCCAGGATTTGATTCGTTTTGGCAAATTTACCAGAGCATATACTGATAGACCTCAACTTACAGATGAAGCTAATGGTTGGAGTACTGTCTTTCCGATTCATGAAGATATATTAGCAAAGAATCCTAAGTTGAAACAAAATCCGGGTTATTAATTATTTTAAATGAAGAACATTATGAAAAAAATATTTTTATATACGGCTACATACCTATTGCTCTTATTAATGGGTACTAGCTGTGCACAAGATCCTGAGGCTTGGGGTAAGATTGTAACCGATGCTAAACCTGGAGCGTATATTTCAGGTACTGCGACAATTTATAAAGAAGGTTCGTTGGCTTCAGCCTGCGCTCTTTCTAAAGCTGATCTTGATACGGATTCAGCAGACATATCCAGCATTTATACCTGGCTGAAAAAAGATGGTACTTTTAATATTATTCAAGTCGGTAAAGATGGAAAACCTGTTAGCTATGGCAAAGGTGATGCTGTAACAAATGCGACAGCAACTGCTGGAATTGAAACAAATAAACTTACAGAAGCTGGAACAGCATTTTCAGTATCTAATGATGGTTTATATATGGTTGTAGTCAACAATAAAGATAATCAAGTATCTATTGTTCCTGTGTTATTTGGAATCATTGGTGATGCTACTGTAGGTGCATGGAGCACAGAAACTACAATGGGCGCTCCTGTATATGATAGCGAACAAAATTATGTAACTTTCACTTTGAAAGGCGCCACTTTAGATAAGAAGTCTGTAAAGTTCCGTTATGGAGGTAACTGGGGTATTGAAATACCTTCTAGTGAAATTGCTACTGGAACTGCAACAATTCATACCAATATGGGACTTGTTGCTAAAACTGGTAACCTTACTGAAGCTTATTCTGAGTGTAAAGGTGGTGGCGAGAATTTTAGTGTTGATAAGAAAGGTACGTGGGATATTACTATCAGACTTAATCTGAAAACAAAAGTATTTAGTGCCAGTGGTAAATGTACAGGAGAAGATACTTCTACAGCAGAACTTCCTACTACTATGTTCATGATTGGCGATCCGTATGGCTGGGATTGGGCAAAAAGTCATCAGATGACTCCTGTTAATGGTATAGATGGTGCATTTTGGGCTATTCAATATGTTTCAGCTACTGATGGAATCAAATTCTGCAATGAAATGAAATGGGGAAATGATTTTGGTGCAACTAGTAAAGATAAATTAGGTATTGGTGAATATGAATCTGGAGGTGAGAATATTGGTTTCTCTGCACCTGGTTTTTATTTGTTCATTGTTAAGACTGCCTTGTCTGCTGATAAACAAAGTGTAGTTAAGAAGTTTGTAATTGCTCAACCTAATGTATATTTGATGGGATCGCTGGCACCAGATGCTACCTGGGCTACAAATTCTGCAGCCAATAAGTTCACTATTGGAGATGATAAGATTTTTGTATCACCTGCAATTGCTACTACTGGTAATGGTATTCGTATGTATGTAAGTCTTAGTGATTATATTACAACAGGCTGGGACTGGTGGAGATCAGAGTTTAATGTTTATGATGGAGTAATTACGTTCCGTGGGAATGGTGGTGATCAAACTGCTGTAGCTGTAACTGCCGGTCAAAAGGTTAAATTGAACTTTACTGAAGGAACAGGAGTTATTGAATAGTTATTTGTTTCTGGATATTATTTAAATGTATAACTTAGCGGAGTCACAAATTGTTAGCTAATTTGTGACTCCGTTTTTTCCATAAAATTAGGGTATGAAATACAAATTATCATTATTGCTTCTATTTGTTACTGTTATTCTCCAGGCTCAGGTTACTACTAATCCTTCTGTGATTACCACTGATCAGGTTATTGAAATTATTTTCGATGCTACTCAAGGGAACAAAGGAATGGTAGGGGCAACAGAGTGCTATGCTCATACCGGCTTGGTAACCAGTAGTAGCAGTGGCTCATCT of the uncultured Bacteroides sp. genome contains:
- a CDS encoding SusF/SusE family outer membrane protein: MKKIFLYTATYLLLLLMGTSCAQDPEAWGKIVTDAKPGAYISGTATIYKEGSLASACALSKADLDTDSADISSIYTWLKKDGTFNIIQVGKDGKPVSYGKGDAVTNATATAGIETNKLTEAGTAFSVSNDGLYMVVVNNKDNQVSIVPVLFGIIGDATVGAWSTETTMGAPVYDSEQNYVTFTLKGATLDKKSVKFRYGGNWGIEIPSSEIATGTATIHTNMGLVAKTGNLTEAYSECKGGGENFSVDKKGTWDITIRLNLKTKVFSASGKCTGEDTSTAELPTTMFMIGDPYGWDWAKSHQMTPVNGIDGAFWAIQYVSATDGIKFCNEMKWGNDFGATSKDKLGIGEYESGGENIGFSAPGFYLFIVKTALSADKQSVVKKFVIAQPNVYLMGSLAPDATWATNSAANKFTIGDDKIFVSPAIATTGNGIRMYVSLSDYITTGWDWWRSEFNVYDGVITFRGNGGDQTAVAVTAGQKVKLNFTEGTGVIE